Proteins co-encoded in one Apteryx mantelli isolate bAptMan1 chromosome 4, bAptMan1.hap1, whole genome shotgun sequence genomic window:
- the PSMA1 gene encoding proteasome subunit alpha type-1 isoform X1 translates to MFRNQYDNDVTVWSPQGRIHQIEYAMEAVKQGSATVGLKSKTHAVLVALKRAQSELAAHQKKILYVDNHIGISIAGLTADARLLCNFMRQECLDSRFVFDRPLPVSRLVSLIGSKTQIPTQRYGRRPYGVGLLIAGYDDMGPHIFQTCPSANYFDCKAMSIGARSQSARTYLERHMTEFTDCNLNELVKHGLRALRETLPAEQDLTTKNVSIGIVGKDMEFTIYDDDDVGPFLEGLEERPQRKPAPPADEPAEKAEEPMEH, encoded by the exons ATG TTCCGCAACCAGTATGACAACGACGTCACGGTTTGGAGCCCTCAG GGGCGAATTCATCAAATAGAATATGCCATGGAAGCTGTGAAACAAGGCTCAGCTACCGTGGGGCTGAAATCAAAAACGCATGCTGTTCTGGTTGCTCTAAAG AGAGCACAGTCTGAGCTGGCAGctcatcagaaaaaaatcctgtacGTTGACAACCATATTGGTATCTCAATTGCTGGACTTACTGCTGATGCAAGACTCTTGTG CAATTTCATGCGTCAGGAGTGCCTGGATTCCAGATTTGTGTTTGATAGACCTCTTCCAGTTTCTCGCTTAGTGTCACTAATTGGAAGCA AAACCCAGATACCAACACAGCGTTATGGCAGAAGACCATATGGTGTAGGTCTGCTCATTGCAGGTTATGAT gATATGGGTCCTCACATCTTCCAGACTTGTCCCTCTGCAAACTATTTTGACTGTAAAGCAATGTCCATTGGTGCTCGTTCACAGTCAGCTCGAACTTACTTGGAAAGACACATGACTGAGTTTACTGACT gtAATCTAAATGAGCTAGTTAAACATGGACTGCGCGCCCTGAGAGAAACTCTTCCTGCTGAGCAAGATCTGACCACCAAA AATGTTTCCATTGGAATTGTGGGCAAAGACATGGAGTTTACTATCTATGATGACGATGACGTAGGACCATTCCTAGAAGGTCTTGAGGAGAGACCACAGAGAAAG ccTGCTCCGCCTGCTGATGAACCTGCGGAAAAGGCAGAGGAGCCCATGGAGCACTAG
- the PSMA1 gene encoding proteasome subunit alpha type-1 isoform X2, protein MEAVKQGSATVGLKSKTHAVLVALKRAQSELAAHQKKILYVDNHIGISIAGLTADARLLCNFMRQECLDSRFVFDRPLPVSRLVSLIGSKTQIPTQRYGRRPYGVGLLIAGYDDMGPHIFQTCPSANYFDCKAMSIGARSQSARTYLERHMTEFTDCNLNELVKHGLRALRETLPAEQDLTTKNVSIGIVGKDMEFTIYDDDDVGPFLEGLEERPQRKPAPPADEPAEKAEEPMEH, encoded by the exons ATGGAAGCTGTGAAACAAGGCTCAGCTACCGTGGGGCTGAAATCAAAAACGCATGCTGTTCTGGTTGCTCTAAAG AGAGCACAGTCTGAGCTGGCAGctcatcagaaaaaaatcctgtacGTTGACAACCATATTGGTATCTCAATTGCTGGACTTACTGCTGATGCAAGACTCTTGTG CAATTTCATGCGTCAGGAGTGCCTGGATTCCAGATTTGTGTTTGATAGACCTCTTCCAGTTTCTCGCTTAGTGTCACTAATTGGAAGCA AAACCCAGATACCAACACAGCGTTATGGCAGAAGACCATATGGTGTAGGTCTGCTCATTGCAGGTTATGAT gATATGGGTCCTCACATCTTCCAGACTTGTCCCTCTGCAAACTATTTTGACTGTAAAGCAATGTCCATTGGTGCTCGTTCACAGTCAGCTCGAACTTACTTGGAAAGACACATGACTGAGTTTACTGACT gtAATCTAAATGAGCTAGTTAAACATGGACTGCGCGCCCTGAGAGAAACTCTTCCTGCTGAGCAAGATCTGACCACCAAA AATGTTTCCATTGGAATTGTGGGCAAAGACATGGAGTTTACTATCTATGATGACGATGACGTAGGACCATTCCTAGAAGGTCTTGAGGAGAGACCACAGAGAAAG ccTGCTCCGCCTGCTGATGAACCTGCGGAAAAGGCAGAGGAGCCCATGGAGCACTAG